A window of Fragaria vesca subsp. vesca linkage group LG7, FraVesHawaii_1.0, whole genome shotgun sequence contains these coding sequences:
- the LOC101300954 gene encoding uncharacterized protein LOC101300954, translating to MCLCLSTSSSSPPPLYASSSLPLYVVTSASLCHRLCLTIFCVQPQSQSRPQSPSSPIARKEMEVYRRRRSFRFLFGEPNRLVHIESRFIEIVTLSVCFWRSTSTYFTLNRASSRARRDEQEKPEKPERPVGFMPVQAFTGPENFNGGDQPVCTPAGPSSNFNICVPV from the exons ATGTGCCTCTGCCTCTCTACATCGTCGTCGTCGCCTCCACCTCTCTACGCGTCGTCATCTCTGCCTCTCTACGTCGTCACCTCTGCCTCTCTATGCCATCGCCTCTGCCTCACCATCTTTTGCGTCCAACCACAATCACAAAGTCGCCCACAATCACCATCCTCACCAA TCGCGAGGAAGGAGATGGAGGTATATCGCCGTCGGAGAAGCTTTCGGTTTCTTTTTGGAGAGCCAAATCGACTGGTTCACATCGAGTCGCGCTTCATTGAGATAGTGACCCTTTCAGTTTGTTTTTGGAGATCCACATCGACTTACTTCACATTGAATCGCGCTTCATCAAGAGCCAGACGCGATGAACAAGAAAAGCCTGAAAAACCGGAAAGACCGGTGGGGTTTATGCCGGTCCAGGCTTTTACCGGTCCCGAAAATTTTAACGGCGGAGACCAGCCCGTCTGCACACCAGCCGGTCCGAGCTCGAATTTCAATATCTGTGTGCCGGTCTAG
- the LOC101295573 gene encoding U-box domain-containing protein 4-like has product MDVKLRTARSLVSKLSSVSEQTRSEALKELRLITKHDADSRPLVADAGAIPYLAETLFGSSPDFQDDAAATLLNISISCRHSLISTRGLLDAISHALRHHSSPTSSATAVQSSAATLHSLLVVEDYRPIIGAKRDIVYSLIDIVKSPKSPPRSVKDALKALFGIALCPSNRASLVELGAVPALFTLVVNDGRLGIVEDATAVIAQVAGCEESADAFRRVAGVRVLADLLDFSTGSSLRSRENAVSALLNLTRCGGERAVVEVREEGLGVVDGIADVAENGGPKGKSKGVALLKVIDGGNRSISSIFRDPRFDSLLRQSSLN; this is encoded by the coding sequence ATGGATGTGAAGCTCCGAACGGCTCGTTCTTTAGTCTCCAAGCTCAGCTCCGTCTCCGAACAGACCCGATCCGAAGCCCTGAAAGAGCTCCGACTCATCACCAAGCACGACGCCGACAGCCGCCCCCTCGTCGCCGACGCCGGCGCTATTCCTTACCTGGCCGAGACTCTCTTCGGCTCCTCCCCTGACTTCCAAGACGACGCCGCCGCTACTCTCCTCAACATCTCCATCTCCTGCCGCCACAGCCTCATTTCCACGCGCGGCCTCCTCGACGCGATCTCCCACGCGCTTCGCCACCACAGCTCCCCGACCTCCTCCGCCACCGCCGTCCAGTCCTCCGCCGCTACTCTCCACAGCCTCCTCGTCGTGGAGGACTACCGGCCAATCATCGGCGCCAAGCGCGACATTGTCTACTCGCTGATCGACATCGTCAAAAGCCCTAAGTCGCCTCCGAGGTCGGTCAAGGACGCGCTCAAAGCTCTGTTCGGAATCGCTCTCTGCCCCTCGAATCGGGCCTCGCTGGTGGAGCTCGGGGCGGTTCCCGCGCTTTTTACTCTGGTGGTGAACGACGGCCGCCTCGGGATCGTGGAGGACGCGACGGCGGTGATTGCGCAGGTGGCTGGGTGCGAGGAGAGCGCGGACGCGTTTCGGAGGGTCGCCGGAGTTAGGGTTCTGGCCGACCTTCTGGATTTCTCGACCGGGTCGAGCTTGAGGAGCAGGGAGAATGCAGTGTCGGCGCTGCTCAATTTGACTCGGTGCGGCGGCGAGAGGGCGGTGGTGGAGGTGAGGGAGGAGGGATTGGGGGTGGTGGATGGGATTGCTGACGTGGCGGAGAATGGAGGTCCGAAAGGGAAGAGCAAAGGGGTGGCGCTGTTGAAGGTGATTGATGGCGGGAATAGAAGCATTTCGAGTATATTCAGAGATCCACGGTTTGATTCTTTGCTAAGACAATCTTCCTTGAATTGA